The Caldicellulosiruptor changbaiensis genome has a segment encoding these proteins:
- a CDS encoding low molecular weight protein arginine phosphatase → MSKKKILFVCTGNTCRSPMAEYLLKDKLKRMNIDDIEVESAGLSAFFPQKASKNAVLVMNELGIDISSHVSRLINEDMIKESNLILTMEKYHKEAIINMYPGVMDKVFTLKEYVLGSKENLDVVDPYGGDVEKYRKCRDELNDLIDKLLSKVDDI, encoded by the coding sequence ATGAGCAAGAAAAAGATACTTTTTGTTTGCACTGGCAATACATGCAGAAGCCCCATGGCTGAATACCTTTTGAAAGATAAACTGAAAAGAATGAACATAGATGATATTGAGGTTGAATCGGCAGGTTTATCTGCTTTTTTTCCCCAAAAAGCATCAAAGAACGCTGTATTGGTTATGAACGAGCTTGGGATTGATATTTCTTCTCATGTATCAAGGCTGATTAATGAAGATATGATAAAGGAAAGCAATTTAATTTTGACAATGGAAAAGTATCATAAAGAAGCAATAATCAATATGTATCCTGGTGTAATGGATAAGGTCTTTACTCTAAAAGAGTATGTATTAGGTAGCAAAGAAAATCTTGATGTAGTTGACCCTTACGGTGGAGACGTTGAGAAGTACAGAAAGTGCAGAGATGAACTAAATGACCTGATTGACAAACTCTTGTCGAAAGTGGATGACATATGA
- a CDS encoding N-acetylmuramoyl-L-alanine amidase, with translation MKKIKRIVATVVVFSLLLISVFAATSYKLFVDGKQVDSVKILEYNKTVYLALADFFRYKGFAVSYDSKAKKVTAKKSKDTYEFYIDKTYYYYNKTKKTLLGKTFIKSGKSYILGKDIASIFKYFYQEDKTKKVIKLTSKRTLTSNTQKNASSSKTLASRGDVRKTGAETIYLSDLKYSIESSKFTLLISTSKPAIYKDYKLSNPDRIVIDILNTVDNLENNVIQVSKGGILRIRHALNKTSTGEPFSRVVIDYDAGLIKSYKVSKVDSQIKLEIDLPKTVENKTNIDSSSSINSPGNNSQEIGTTPAQESYSPYRIQKVNITSSDGFTAAEMDILPTVVSEIYRADESFVVLSLKGAQLNLDNGSLFQVNDGILDYYVLTNIDQNNAQVIFSTRAKVFVLNKLENRLEVIFANQYGNMKLYQTNGLVINSPFISDINCTYDSINNVIKIGSRSPITISDDVYSLKGTIVTSVYSVYQDDGCIITIVVNPDYIASVTKGDKNIIIGFSQKPKPKNKLKIFIDPGHGGSDPGAIYTKIVNGKKVTYHEKDFNLDIALKLKEKLKSLGYEVYMSRETDKFVDLYDRTKVANNLNVDLFISIHNNAVDNPQTRGTMVLYKEKNLNSFISDKQFAQIVLDYIIKEVGTQNKGIVERPNLVVLKTSNMPAVLVEVAFGTNQDDLNLLLSDSFKDTVAKAIAGAVEFINTNYRK, from the coding sequence GTGAAAAAAATAAAGAGAATAGTAGCAACCGTTGTAGTTTTCTCATTACTTCTTATCTCAGTTTTTGCAGCCACATCTTATAAGCTCTTTGTAGATGGCAAGCAGGTAGATTCTGTCAAGATTTTGGAGTATAACAAAACTGTCTACCTTGCTTTGGCAGACTTTTTCAGATATAAAGGTTTTGCTGTCTCCTATGACTCGAAAGCCAAAAAGGTTACAGCTAAAAAATCTAAGGATACATACGAGTTTTACATTGACAAAACCTACTACTATTACAATAAAACAAAGAAAACTCTTTTAGGAAAGACTTTTATTAAAAGTGGAAAGTCATACATATTAGGAAAAGACATAGCTTCAATTTTCAAGTATTTCTATCAGGAAGATAAGACAAAAAAGGTCATTAAATTAACGTCAAAAAGAACTTTAACCAGTAATACCCAGAAAAACGCTTCTTCGTCAAAAACTTTGGCATCGCGTGGGGATGTTCGAAAAACTGGAGCAGAAACTATTTATCTTTCTGATTTGAAGTATTCAATTGAAAGCAGTAAATTTACTTTGCTAATAAGTACTTCAAAACCTGCTATCTACAAAGATTACAAGTTATCAAATCCAGACAGAATAGTAATTGATATTTTAAATACAGTTGATAATTTAGAGAACAATGTAATTCAGGTTAGCAAAGGTGGAATTTTAAGAATAAGACATGCTCTTAATAAAACCTCAACCGGGGAGCCATTTTCAAGGGTTGTCATTGACTATGACGCAGGTCTGATCAAAAGCTATAAGGTTAGTAAAGTTGATAGTCAAATAAAACTCGAGATTGATTTGCCAAAAACTGTCGAAAATAAGACGAATATAGACAGTAGCAGTAGTATAAATAGTCCAGGTAACAATAGCCAAGAAATTGGCACAACTCCAGCTCAAGAGTCTTACAGTCCATATAGGATTCAGAAGGTTAATATTACAAGCTCTGATGGATTTACTGCTGCAGAGATGGACATCTTGCCAACGGTTGTAAGTGAGATTTACAGGGCAGATGAGTCTTTTGTGGTCCTTAGCTTAAAAGGTGCACAGCTTAATCTTGATAACGGAAGTCTTTTTCAGGTAAATGATGGAATATTAGATTACTATGTGCTAACAAATATTGACCAAAACAATGCACAGGTTATATTTTCTACAAGGGCCAAGGTATTTGTTTTGAATAAACTTGAGAACAGATTAGAAGTTATTTTTGCAAATCAATATGGTAATATGAAACTTTACCAGACAAATGGGCTTGTTATAAACTCTCCTTTTATATCTGACATAAATTGTACATATGACAGTATAAACAATGTAATAAAGATAGGAAGCAGAAGTCCAATTACAATCTCAGATGATGTCTATAGCCTAAAAGGTACAATTGTAACAAGTGTATATTCAGTTTATCAAGATGATGGGTGTATAATAACTATTGTAGTCAATCCTGACTACATAGCTTCAGTTACTAAAGGCGATAAAAATATCATAATTGGTTTTTCACAAAAACCAAAGCCTAAAAATAAACTTAAAATCTTTATCGACCCCGGGCATGGCGGGTCTGACCCAGGAGCCATTTATACAAAAATTGTAAATGGCAAGAAGGTAACATACCACGAAAAGGATTTTAACTTGGATATAGCATTAAAGCTTAAAGAGAAGCTCAAGAGCCTTGGGTATGAGGTTTACATGTCGCGAGAGACAGACAAATTTGTTGACCTTTATGACAGAACAAAGGTGGCAAACAACTTAAATGTTGACCTATTTATATCCATTCACAACAATGCAGTAGACAATCCTCAAACCCGTGGCACAATGGTCTTGTACAAGGAAAAGAATTTAAATAGTTTTATCTCAGACAAGCAATTTGCACAGATTGTGTTGGATTATATAATTAAAGAAGTGGGAACGCAAAACAAAGGAATTGTAGAAAGGCCAAATCTGGTTGTTTTAAAGACATCAAATATGCCAGCAGTTTTAGTTGAGGTTGCATTTGGTACAAATCAAGATGATTTAAATCTTCTTTTGAGTGATTCTTTCAAAGATACAGTTGCAAAGGCTATAGCTGGTGCTGTGGAGTTTATAAATACAAACTATAGAAAATAA
- the prfA gene encoding peptide chain release factor 1: MIEKLQVIEEKYLELEKKISDPEIINNNQEWQKLMKEHSSLQPIVEKFREYKRIIKTIEEAEELLDTNLDEDFEKLVKEELSQAKEQKEIVERELKILLLPKDPNDEKNVIMEIRAGAGGEEAALFAAELFRMYSRYAERKNWKVEVMSTSESDLDGFKEVIFMISGKGAYSRLKYESGVHRVQRVPVTESGGRIHTSTATVAVLPEVEDVEVEIREEDLEIETFRAGGAGGQHVNKTESAVRITHKPTGIVVSCQDERSQHANRDRAMKILRARLYDYYQSLQQKEIESQRRSQVGTGDRSERIRTYNFPQGRVTDHRIGLTLYKLEQVLDGDLDEIIDALITHFQTERLKEVG; this comes from the coding sequence ATGATAGAAAAACTTCAGGTAATTGAGGAAAAATATTTAGAGCTTGAAAAGAAGATCTCAGATCCTGAGATAATCAACAACAATCAAGAGTGGCAAAAGCTTATGAAAGAGCACAGCAGCTTACAACCAATTGTTGAAAAGTTCAGAGAGTACAAAAGGATAATAAAGACAATTGAAGAAGCTGAAGAGCTTTTAGATACAAATCTTGATGAAGATTTTGAAAAGCTTGTGAAAGAAGAGTTAAGTCAAGCAAAAGAACAAAAAGAGATAGTGGAAAGAGAGCTGAAAATTTTACTTTTGCCCAAGGACCCAAACGACGAAAAAAATGTTATAATGGAGATAAGGGCAGGGGCAGGTGGCGAGGAAGCAGCATTGTTTGCTGCAGAGCTTTTCAGAATGTATTCAAGGTATGCTGAGAGGAAGAATTGGAAGGTTGAAGTGATGTCAACAAGCGAAAGTGATCTTGACGGTTTTAAAGAAGTCATATTTATGATAAGTGGCAAAGGCGCATACAGTAGGCTAAAATACGAAAGTGGTGTTCACAGAGTTCAAAGAGTGCCAGTTACAGAGTCAGGTGGAAGAATCCATACATCCACAGCAACTGTGGCAGTGCTTCCTGAAGTTGAGGATGTTGAGGTTGAGATAAGAGAAGAGGACCTTGAGATTGAGACATTTAGAGCAGGTGGTGCAGGTGGTCAGCATGTAAACAAAACAGAATCTGCTGTAAGAATAACTCACAAACCTACAGGAATTGTTGTATCCTGTCAAGATGAGAGATCGCAGCATGCAAACAGGGACAGAGCTATGAAAATTTTAAGAGCAAGACTGTATGATTATTATCAGTCCTTGCAGCAAAAGGAGATAGAGTCACAGAGGCGAAGCCAGGTTGGAACAGGTGATAGAAGCGAACGAATCCGCACTTACAACTTTCCTCAAGGTCGTGTGACAGATCATAGGATAGGGCTAACACTTTACAAGCTTGAGCAAGTTTTAGACGGTGACCTTGACGAGATAATTGATGCACTCATAACACATTTTCAGACAGAGAGATTAAAAGAGGTTGGCTAA
- the rlmH gene encoding 23S rRNA (pseudouridine(1915)-N(3))-methyltransferase RlmH, with protein MIKVICIGTVKERYFKEAAEEYKKRLSKWTKIEEIEIKEEDENRYRNIEMLLEKEAEKILKHIKEGQYVVVFDIKGTQLSSEEFAELLNRKVSKGEEIVFVIGGSNGLSDAIKKRANLLISFSKLTFPHQLFRVLVYEQIYRGFTIIKGVRYHK; from the coding sequence ATGATAAAGGTAATCTGTATTGGAACAGTAAAAGAAAGGTATTTTAAAGAGGCTGCAGAGGAGTATAAAAAACGGCTTTCAAAATGGACAAAAATTGAGGAAATTGAAATAAAAGAAGAGGATGAGAACAGATACCGAAACATTGAGATGCTTTTAGAAAAAGAGGCTGAAAAGATACTAAAACACATAAAAGAAGGCCAGTATGTAGTAGTGTTTGATATAAAGGGGACTCAGCTGAGCTCTGAAGAATTTGCAGAATTGTTAAATAGAAAAGTCTCAAAAGGAGAGGAAATAGTATTTGTAATAGGAGGCTCAAATGGGCTTTCAGATGCTATAAAAAAGAGAGCAAATTTGCTAATTTCATTTTCCAAACTCACATTCCCTCATCAACTTTTTAGGGTTCTTGTGTATGAACAGATTTATAGAGGATTTACAATTATTAAAGGGGTAAGGTATCATAAATAA
- the argC gene encoding N-acetyl-gamma-glutamyl-phosphate reductase, whose translation MIKASIIGASGYVGIELIRLLLKHPEVEISSIISSSNKDIPIEKTNPQFKKILNLTFKEFDIDLIKEADVVFCALPHGVSQEYVKMAYDLGKVVIDLSSDFRYKDLSRYSKDYGEHKYPQLLNESSYGLCEIYREEIKSSKIVGNPGCYPTSAILGLAPLLKNKLIQKDSIIIDSKSGVSGAGKKSDFSYSFCEVDENFKAYGVAKHRHTSEIEEKCSFLFGEDLNLSFTPHLLPVKRGILSTIYATLTKSLNKNELIEIYKEFYRDEFFIRIYEDGLPELKYVTGTNFVDIGLKVDKKANRVIVISCIDNLIKGAAGQAIQNMNIKFSLNEKTGLVTVGEYF comes from the coding sequence TTGATAAAGGCATCAATCATTGGAGCATCAGGGTATGTTGGAATTGAGCTAATAAGGCTTTTACTAAAACATCCAGAGGTTGAAATTTCATCGATTATTTCGTCAAGTAACAAAGATATTCCTATAGAAAAGACAAATCCACAGTTCAAAAAGATTTTGAATCTGACATTTAAAGAGTTTGATATTGATTTGATTAAAGAAGCAGATGTTGTTTTTTGTGCTCTTCCACATGGTGTGTCTCAAGAATATGTAAAGATGGCATACGACCTTGGCAAGGTTGTAATTGACCTAAGTAGCGATTTTAGATACAAAGACCTCTCTCGATACTCAAAAGACTACGGAGAGCATAAATACCCACAGCTTTTAAATGAAAGTAGCTACGGTCTTTGTGAGATATACAGAGAAGAGATTAAATCTTCAAAGATAGTTGGAAATCCAGGGTGTTATCCTACAAGCGCTATTTTGGGCTTAGCACCACTTTTGAAAAACAAGCTTATCCAAAAAGACAGTATCATAATTGACTCAAAATCAGGTGTTTCTGGTGCTGGGAAAAAGTCTGATTTTTCTTATAGCTTTTGTGAAGTTGATGAGAATTTTAAAGCATATGGGGTTGCAAAACACAGGCACACAAGTGAGATAGAAGAAAAATGCAGTTTTCTTTTTGGTGAAGATCTGAATCTTTCATTTACACCTCATCTTTTGCCTGTAAAAAGAGGAATTTTGTCAACCATATATGCAACCCTCACAAAGAGTTTGAATAAAAATGAACTGATTGAGATTTACAAGGAGTTTTACAGGGATGAATTTTTCATAAGGATATATGAAGATGGTTTGCCAGAGTTAAAGTATGTCACAGGGACAAACTTTGTTGACATTGGCCTTAAGGTTGATAAAAAGGCAAACAGAGTAATTGTAATCTCTTGTATTGACAACTTAATTAAAGGTGCTGCCGGGCAGGCAATACAGAATATGAATATTAAATTTTCCTTAAATGAAAAAACAGGACTTGTGACGGTTGGAGAGTATTTTTAA
- the prmC gene encoding peptide chain release factor N(5)-glutamine methyltransferase, with translation MNGSKDKKLGSVLEEVRNILKDYCAENGEDYKRIAILLVSQILNIDKTQAILEKNLTIEEEDYQKIISAAKKYTMDFPLQYCTNKAYFMGLEFYVDENVLIPRFDTETLIEVAIELFNRKENLNFLDIGTGSGCIAIALCKFLDCKVIAVDISENALMVAKKNAKLNGVFDKIHFVKSNLFENIPPSLKFDAIFSNPPYISEDEISMLDKKVLKEPKQALLSKENGLYYFQEIAKNARQYLKKGGYIIFEVGYRQSQHVKKILQDLGYVDIKSKNDLNNIERCVYATLG, from the coding sequence ATGAATGGTAGCAAAGACAAGAAACTGGGTAGTGTTTTAGAAGAGGTAAGGAATATTTTAAAGGATTACTGCGCTGAAAATGGCGAGGATTACAAACGGATTGCTATCTTGCTGGTTTCTCAGATACTAAACATTGACAAAACTCAGGCTATATTAGAAAAGAATTTGACAATTGAAGAAGAGGACTATCAAAAAATAATTTCTGCAGCTAAAAAATACACGATGGATTTTCCTCTTCAGTATTGTACAAACAAAGCATATTTTATGGGGCTTGAGTTTTATGTTGATGAGAATGTTTTAATTCCACGTTTTGACACAGAAACATTGATAGAAGTTGCAATTGAGCTTTTTAACAGAAAAGAAAACCTTAATTTTTTAGATATAGGGACAGGGAGTGGCTGTATTGCAATTGCTCTTTGTAAATTTTTGGATTGCAAGGTCATTGCAGTGGATATCTCAGAAAATGCTTTAATGGTTGCTAAAAAAAACGCCAAATTAAATGGTGTTTTTGATAAAATTCATTTTGTAAAAAGCAATTTATTTGAAAACATTCCACCTTCGCTCAAGTTTGATGCAATCTTTAGTAATCCACCTTATATATCTGAGGATGAGATTTCAATGCTTGATAAAAAAGTTTTAAAAGAACCAAAACAAGCCTTATTATCAAAAGAAAATGGACTGTACTACTTTCAAGAAATTGCTAAAAATGCCAGACAATACTTGAAAAAAGGCGGGTATATTATTTTTGAGGTAGGGTATAGGCAATCCCAGCATGTGAAAAAGATTTTGCAGGATTTAGGGTATGTTGATATAAAATCGAAGAATGATTTGAACAATATAGAAAGATGTGTATATGCAACTTTGGGGTAA
- a CDS encoding OmpA family protein yields the protein MGRRRVEEPEKENHERWLITYSDLITLLLIYFVVLYSMSKIDIDKYKNFTESLTSVLKGTAYIFENSGPSILEGLSGKNVKGTNTDIGGTTKNRQMTEEEIINNIQKQVLSLIKEHGIEGKVLVIQEERGLSILLKDVLFNSGSAQLTPQAKEVVHEIAKILEKVPNNNIRIEGHTDNVPIHNKYFYSNWELSTARATTVLQEILRVSKVKPERFSVVGYGEYRPIASNKTPQGRALNRRVTIVILRTVYSKAEPAR from the coding sequence ATGGGAAGGAGAAGAGTTGAGGAACCAGAAAAAGAAAATCATGAACGATGGCTTATTACTTATTCAGACTTGATTACACTTTTACTAATTTATTTTGTAGTTCTCTATTCAATGAGTAAAATTGATATTGATAAGTATAAAAACTTTACAGAATCACTGACCTCTGTTTTAAAAGGTACTGCATATATCTTTGAAAACTCTGGTCCATCTATTTTAGAGGGACTTTCAGGAAAGAATGTAAAAGGGACAAATACTGATATTGGTGGAACAACCAAAAATAGACAAATGACTGAAGAAGAGATTATAAATAATATCCAGAAACAGGTTTTAAGCCTTATTAAGGAACATGGTATTGAAGGCAAAGTGCTTGTGATACAGGAAGAAAGAGGACTGTCAATCTTACTTAAAGATGTTCTCTTTAACAGTGGCTCTGCGCAGCTGACGCCTCAGGCAAAAGAAGTTGTGCATGAAATCGCAAAAATTTTGGAAAAAGTTCCGAATAATAATATTAGGATTGAAGGACATACAGACAATGTCCCAATTCATAACAAGTACTTTTATTCAAACTGGGAGCTTTCAACTGCAAGAGCGACTACTGTTTTACAAGAAATTCTAAGAGTTTCGAAAGTAAAACCAGAAAGATTTTCTGTTGTGGGATATGGTGAATATAGGCCAATTGCATCAAACAAAACACCTCAAGGAAGGGCTCTTAACAGAAGAGTTACCATTGTGATTTTAAGAACTGTTTACAGCAAAGCAGAGCCGGCAAGGTAA
- the argB gene encoding acetylglutamate kinase, with translation MYEEMDKLIEKASILIEALPYIQKLYGKTVVIKYGGNAMINDKLKNWVMEDITLLKYIGVNPIVVHGGGPDINSVLKKLNVESQFVNGLRVTDMQTMEVAQMVLVGKTNKELVSMLNQKGGKAIGICGIDGNLIQARKHYEIVNGEKVDLGYVGEVVSINAKVLEMLAKDEYIPVVAPIGVGEDGTSYNINADTVAAEIAKAIKAEKLMFMTDVEGLKYDKNSPEIISAISADEVLKMIDEGKIDGGMIPKVLGCIDALKHGVNRTHILDGRIPHCILLEIFTDKGIGTMIHL, from the coding sequence ATGTATGAAGAGATGGACAAACTAATTGAAAAAGCAAGTATTTTGATAGAGGCTCTTCCATATATTCAAAAGCTCTATGGCAAGACAGTTGTAATAAAATATGGCGGAAATGCAATGATAAATGACAAGCTCAAAAACTGGGTTATGGAAGATATTACGCTTTTGAAATACATTGGCGTTAATCCAATTGTTGTTCATGGTGGTGGACCTGATATAAATTCAGTTTTGAAAAAGCTAAATGTTGAAAGCCAGTTTGTAAATGGTCTTAGAGTCACAGATATGCAGACAATGGAAGTTGCTCAGATGGTTTTGGTTGGAAAGACAAACAAAGAGCTTGTCTCAATGCTAAACCAAAAAGGTGGAAAAGCAATAGGTATCTGTGGTATTGATGGAAATCTTATTCAGGCAAGAAAGCACTATGAGATTGTAAACGGAGAGAAAGTGGACTTAGGGTATGTTGGTGAGGTTGTGTCAATCAATGCAAAGGTTTTGGAAATGCTTGCAAAAGATGAGTACATACCAGTGGTTGCGCCAATTGGCGTTGGTGAGGATGGTACAAGTTATAATATAAACGCAGATACTGTTGCTGCTGAGATTGCAAAGGCAATAAAAGCTGAAAAGCTCATGTTCATGACAGATGTTGAAGGACTAAAGTATGACAAAAACAGCCCTGAGATAATCTCAGCAATTAGCGCTGATGAGGTTTTAAAAATGATTGATGAAGGAAAGATTGACGGTGGAATGATTCCAAAGGTTTTGGGCTGTATTGATGCTTTAAAGCATGGAGTTAACCGTACTCATATTTTAGATGGAAGAATTCCTCATTGCATTTTGCTTGAGATATTTACTGACAAGGGAATTGGGACAATGATACATTTGTAA
- a CDS encoding ZIP family metal transporter, whose translation MSFITFNLFAFLCGILGACIGAAFTLFLPLKNEKVIDILIGFTSGLMLGLISFGLIPEAISLSSLLPCIAVLIISYIAIGVIERYLNTNSILAKNRYIKSGFLISIGIALHNFPEGLAIGSSFTFNHRFGILVGIMIIIHDIPEGFALAIPFKIAKRRNIDILKIAFLSGIPTGVGCLIGSLLSSITKLLMAGCLMAAAGAMLYVVMSEMIPEYSRKEDFKICAISNMIGIVFALLLLEWLEL comes from the coding sequence ATGAGTTTTATAACTTTCAACCTGTTTGCTTTTTTATGTGGAATATTGGGCGCATGTATTGGTGCAGCTTTTACTTTATTTTTGCCCCTTAAGAATGAAAAGGTAATTGACATTTTGATAGGTTTTACATCAGGGCTAATGTTAGGTCTTATTAGTTTTGGACTTATTCCTGAGGCAATAAGTCTTTCAAGCTTGCTGCCTTGCATAGCAGTTTTAATTATTTCATATATAGCAATTGGAGTAATTGAAAGATATTTGAATACAAATTCAATTCTTGCAAAAAATAGATATATAAAAAGCGGGTTTTTAATTTCGATTGGGATTGCTCTTCATAACTTTCCAGAAGGCTTAGCAATAGGCAGCAGCTTTACCTTCAACCATAGATTCGGAATTTTAGTTGGGATTATGATAATTATTCACGATATACCTGAGGGTTTTGCGCTTGCTATTCCATTTAAGATTGCAAAAAGAAGGAATATTGACATACTTAAAATTGCCTTTTTATCTGGAATTCCTACCGGGGTTGGTTGTCTGATAGGAAGCTTATTAAGCTCTATTACCAAGCTTTTGATGGCTGGCTGTCTTATGGCAGCTGCAGGCGCAATGCTCTATGTTGTCATGAGCGAGATGATACCAGAGTATAGCCGAAAAGAGGATTTTAAAATTTGTGCAATTTCTAATATGATTGGAATAGTTTTTGCACTACTGTTATTGGAGTGGTTGGAGCTGTGA
- a CDS encoding flagellar motor protein produces the protein MDILSIGGLILGFGSLLTAFIIEKGNPAKLLQISAAMIVFGGTIAAVLVSFPMSEIKLAIKHLKMVFMDKKIDFSGIVEQLVQLSDRARKEGLLALEQEIPNIQNPLLKKGLGLVVDGIEGEVIRDILDREVYLAENELRAAAEVFEAAGGYSPTMGIIGTVMGLISVLSNISNPDEVAPAIAVAFVATLYGVSFANLVWLNFGKKIKTKAKQEKMLNEIIVEGLLSIQAGENPRILREKIGGILPEGKQQERQAGEAASATIGG, from the coding sequence ATGGATATATTGTCAATTGGCGGGCTTATTTTGGGGTTTGGTTCGCTTTTGACTGCATTTATAATTGAAAAAGGTAATCCAGCAAAGCTTTTGCAGATTTCTGCTGCGATGATCGTGTTTGGAGGAACAATTGCAGCTGTGTTGGTTTCATTTCCAATGTCTGAGATAAAGCTTGCAATAAAGCATCTGAAAATGGTGTTTATGGACAAGAAGATAGACTTTTCGGGGATTGTGGAACAGCTTGTCCAGCTATCTGACAGGGCACGAAAGGAAGGGCTTCTTGCGTTAGAGCAGGAGATCCCTAATATCCAAAATCCGCTTTTGAAAAAGGGCTTAGGGTTGGTTGTTGATGGAATTGAAGGTGAGGTCATAAGGGACATTTTAGATAGAGAGGTATATCTTGCAGAAAATGAGCTAAGAGCTGCAGCAGAGGTTTTTGAAGCAGCAGGTGGTTACTCGCCTACAATGGGTATTATTGGTACTGTAATGGGGCTAATTTCGGTTTTGAGCAACATATCAAATCCTGACGAAGTTGCACCAGCAATAGCTGTTGCTTTTGTTGCTACTTTATATGGAGTTTCCTTTGCAAATCTTGTATGGCTTAACTTTGGTAAAAAGATTAAGACAAAAGCAAAACAAGAAAAGATGTTAAATGAAATTATTGTGGAAGGACTTTTATCAATCCAAGCAGGAGAAAATCCAAGAATACTGAGGGAAAAAATAGGTGGAATTCTCCCAGAAGGCAAGCAGCAAGAAAGGCAAGCTGGAGAGGCTGCAAGCGCTACAATTGGGGGTTGA
- a CDS encoding L-threonylcarbamoyladenylate synthase, which translates to MTMIIDAKGKIDYNKLSKAAQILREGGLVAFPTETVYGLGANALLKEAVDKIFVAKGRPQDNPLIVHISSKEMLDMCAKVTDERVYKLIEKFWPGPLTIVLPKKGCIPDNVTAGLSTVGIRMPNNKIALELIELAGVPVAAPSANVSGKPSPTEAQHVIEDLFGKVDVIVDGGKCSFGLESTVIDLSTSKPYILRPGAVPFSLLKEILENIEYDPSILTGNILSAPKAPGMKYRHYAPDAKMIVVKGKIHKRIDKINEIKKDLEIKGYKVGILCFYETSHNFESQYKLILGSVFDYEECGRNLFSLLRKFNQLGVDYIICEWGEFGVEYLALENRLFKASANNVIEVL; encoded by the coding sequence GTGACTATGATAATTGATGCTAAAGGAAAGATTGATTACAATAAACTTTCAAAGGCGGCTCAAATTTTAAGAGAAGGTGGCTTGGTTGCATTTCCCACCGAGACTGTTTATGGGCTTGGTGCAAATGCACTTTTAAAAGAGGCGGTTGACAAGATTTTTGTCGCAAAAGGAAGACCGCAAGACAACCCTTTAATTGTGCACATATCATCAAAAGAGATGTTGGATATGTGTGCAAAGGTTACTGATGAAAGAGTTTACAAGCTAATAGAGAAATTTTGGCCAGGGCCTCTTACAATTGTTCTTCCTAAGAAAGGATGTATACCGGACAATGTAACAGCAGGCCTTAGTACCGTTGGTATCCGAATGCCAAACAATAAAATTGCACTTGAGCTGATTGAGTTAGCGGGTGTGCCAGTTGCAGCACCGTCTGCAAATGTATCAGGGAAACCAAGCCCAACTGAAGCCCAGCATGTAATAGAGGACCTTTTTGGCAAGGTTGATGTGATAGTTGACGGTGGTAAGTGCTCTTTTGGGCTTGAGTCAACTGTGATTGATTTGAGCACATCAAAGCCATATATATTGCGTCCAGGTGCAGTGCCTTTTTCGCTTTTGAAAGAAATTTTAGAGAATATTGAATATGATCCTTCAATCTTAACAGGCAATATTTTATCTGCGCCAAAAGCACCAGGTATGAAATACAGGCATTATGCACCAGATGCAAAAATGATAGTTGTCAAGGGAAAAATTCACAAAAGAATAGATAAGATAAATGAGATAAAAAAGGATTTAGAAATAAAAGGATACAAAGTTGGTATACTTTGCTTTTATGAGACATCTCACAATTTTGAATCTCAATACAAACTCATATTAGGTAGTGTGTTTGACTATGAAGAATGTGGGAGAAACTTATTCTCTCTATTGAGGAAGTTTAACCAGCTTGGAGTTGATTATATCATCTGTGAATGGGGAGAATTTGGAGTAGAATATCTTGCGCTTGAAAATAGGCTTTTTAAAGCATCAGCAAACAATGTAATTGAGGTGTTGTGA